A genomic stretch from Anaerococcus mediterraneensis includes:
- a CDS encoding glycerate kinase — MKILVGIDSIKSFENSVEIGNIFKNNIKEDVEVMPFLDGGEGTIEAMQAIINGSYQYINVHDPVYNVITARYILKDKHAVMEMAESSGIRLMYKDELRVMESSSLGFGEMLVDGLDNGVDSFYIGIGDTATSDMGMGMLYALGVRFFDEYDRQLNPIAENMVKVRRVDLEKLDPRIMKAKIKIATSTNHTVFGHDSFLKSRVYRKGASDLDTANLYKGCTNFKKVIEDTLGTGPVDMPSLGSGGGVAWGLYMFFKASISNSMDFIMETLDFEKLVKDKDLLILGENVEQFDGNSSQNVASLAKRYNKDVKVVFLEDEDGKKIDQRNKFDYIYTYHIKDSYDNNEIKSQIKLLAPQVYNKLRNTANFLS; from the coding sequence AATATTAGTTGGAATAGATTCTATCAAATCTTTTGAAAACTCAGTTGAGATAGGAAATATTTTTAAAAATAACATAAAAGAAGACGTAGAGGTTATGCCTTTCCTAGATGGAGGAGAGGGCACTATAGAGGCTATGCAGGCTATTATAAATGGGTCCTACCAATATATAAATGTACACGATCCGGTTTATAATGTCATAACTGCTAGATACATATTAAAGGATAAGCATGCAGTCATGGAGATGGCGGAGTCATCTGGTATCAGGCTTATGTATAAGGATGAGCTTAGGGTTATGGAGTCATCGTCACTTGGTTTTGGTGAGATGCTTGTAGATGGCCTAGATAATGGAGTTGATTCTTTTTATATAGGTATAGGAGATACTGCGACTAGCGATATGGGAATGGGTATGCTTTATGCCTTGGGTGTGAGATTTTTTGATGAGTATGATAGGCAGCTAAATCCTATAGCAGAAAATATGGTCAAGGTTAGAAGGGTCGATTTAGAAAAACTAGATCCTAGGATTATGAAGGCAAAAATAAAAATTGCCACATCTACAAACCATACGGTTTTTGGTCATGATTCCTTCCTCAAAAGTAGGGTCTACAGAAAGGGAGCTAGCGACTTAGATACGGCCAATCTTTATAAGGGCTGTACGAATTTTAAAAAAGTCATAGAAGATACTCTGGGCACAGGACCTGTTGATATGCCATCCTTGGGATCAGGGGGAGGAGTTGCTTGGGGTCTTTATATGTTTTTTAAGGCTAGCATTTCAAATTCTATGGATTTTATCATGGAGACTTTGGATTTTGAAAAACTAGTCAAGGACAAGGACCTTTTGATCTTAGGAGAAAATGTAGAACAGTTTGACGGTAATAGCTCACAAAATGTGGCAAGCCTTGCCAAAAGATATAACAAAGACGTAAAAGTTGTATTTTTAGAAGATGAAGATGGCAAAAAAATCGACCAGAGAAATAAGTTTGACTATATTTATACCTACCACATAAAAGATTCCTACGACAACAATGAAATAAAGAGCCAAATCAAATTATTAGCTCCCCAAGTTTATAATAAACTTAGAAATACGGCTAATTTTTTATCCTAA
- a CDS encoding rhomboid family intramembrane serine protease, whose translation MNINNFNLERLSQSKVTSGLMLINIVVFVLMSLTGGSENIENLIRFGANAKPLVADGQWWRLFTASFIHIGFFHIMFNMYFLYNLGPVFERLYGQTAFLLIYLISGIFGNLLSFAFGSAYSVSAGASTSLYGMLGLAIGMMFVYKDDEIIRSFGSSFISVVVINVIYSFLSPRVGILGHAGGFIAGFALAAVFPILNREIPKNTQMIAAVGLVILALILIKIGKGFSFGG comes from the coding sequence ATGAATATAAATAATTTTAATCTTGAAAGGCTTAGCCAGTCCAAGGTTACTTCAGGACTTATGCTTATAAATATAGTTGTTTTTGTCTTGATGAGCCTAACTGGTGGTAGCGAAAATATTGAAAATCTAATCAGGTTCGGCGCCAATGCCAAGCCCCTTGTAGCAGATGGCCAATGGTGGAGACTTTTTACAGCCTCCTTCATCCATATAGGATTTTTTCATATAATGTTTAATATGTATTTCCTATATAATTTGGGTCCTGTTTTTGAAAGGTTATATGGACAGACTGCCTTCTTGCTAATCTATCTAATAAGTGGGATTTTTGGCAACTTGTTATCCTTTGCTTTTGGATCTGCCTATAGTGTATCAGCAGGGGCCTCTACAAGCTTATACGGTATGCTGGGTCTTGCTATAGGAATGATGTTTGTATATAAGGATGATGAAATAATTAGAAGCTTTGGCTCTAGTTTTATCTCTGTTGTAGTTATAAACGTCATCTATTCTTTTCTATCACCTAGGGTAGGGATACTGGGTCATGCTGGCGGATTTATAGCAGGCTTTGCCCTTGCAGCAGTATTTCCTATTTTAAATAGAGAAATCCCAAAAAACACCCAGATGATAGCAGCTGTTGGCCTTGTTATTTTGGCCCTTATCCTTATAAAGATTGGAAAGGGATTTAGCTTTGGAGGCTAA
- a CDS encoding rhomboid family intramembrane serine protease has product MRNIIDILKESKATTLILTINLIIFVLIVVNGGFSSTNLVRFGASNSELIKEGQYYRLLTSLFIHHSWIHFIFNMFVIYMMAPSIESKFGPWVLLGVFLLAGLFDDLFSFLISDKWQSAGGSSTGFFGLYGLAIGTLLFYKDQNLNQWAKQFILPMIIIFIASEIYFRITAGRPDFIFEYSQGHITGFVAGLILAGVFVPRGYYLDKKIRIICGIFFVGLLVLFLFFGFLPKLKSKL; this is encoded by the coding sequence ATGAGAAATATAATTGATATACTAAAAGAATCAAAGGCTACAACTTTGATTTTAACTATAAATCTGATAATATTTGTTTTGATTGTTGTAAATGGAGGATTTAGCTCTACAAACCTTGTCCGTTTTGGAGCATCAAACTCTGAGCTTATAAAGGAGGGGCAGTATTATAGACTGCTGACCTCTCTTTTTATCCACCACAGTTGGATCCATTTTATTTTTAATATGTTTGTGATCTACATGATGGCTCCAAGTATAGAAAGTAAATTTGGGCCTTGGGTTTTGCTTGGTGTATTTTTATTGGCTGGACTTTTTGATGACTTGTTTTCTTTTTTAATATCTGATAAATGGCAATCAGCAGGGGGATCTTCGACAGGTTTTTTTGGCCTATACGGACTAGCTATAGGGACCCTTTTATTTTATAAAGACCAAAATCTAAACCAATGGGCAAAACAATTTATCTTGCCTATGATAATTATTTTTATTGCAAGTGAAATCTATTTTAGAATCACAGCAGGTAGGCCAGATTTTATATTTGAATACAGCCAAGGCCACATAACAGGATTTGTAGCAGGACTTATCCTGGCAGGTGTTTTTGTCCCTAGGGGATATTATCTAGATAAAAAAATCAGGATCATATGTGGGATTTTCTTTGTCGGGCTATTGGTATTATTTTTATTTTTTGGATTTTTGCCCAAGCTAAAGAGTAAATTATAG